In Coccidioides posadasii str. Silveira chromosome 4, complete sequence, one genomic interval encodes:
- a CDS encoding uncharacterized protein (EggNog:ENOG410PVBM~COG:T): MTTHSSLGKLGQSVAGSSSSSASPLLKLGQILIGAISTYTITRQLGDSVWLGRCKIGQTVVIKSARNDLRITNERDVLKKFQSRTQYLRPLIDEIVEPTDPPAIVLRHLEDDLLASSNKKKLTTKEIKYVSKRVLTALKLLHEDGFVHTDVKMDNVLVNFAPSSQGESGLRFTDIQLADLESTVHITSRYCQECDGIGTPIWRSPEAQLGLQWGPPTDIWSFGTMVISMIWGDNFFIFKPKVPRGHDEYELNILAKYHIFFGPYPCSYFDLADRETLAILRYIMASVPSDQLKPFQYASQKEISPEDREFILRIMKMDPRDRPTAKELLEDKWFNEIE, encoded by the exons atgacaACCCACTCCTCTCTTGGAAAGTTGGGTCAGTCCGTCGCTGGCTCATCAAGTTCATCGGCTTCTCCACTCCTGAAGCTGGGCCAGATCCTCATCGGCGCTATCAGCACGTACACCATCACAAGGCAGCTTGGAGATTCGGTTTGGCTTGGACG ATGCAAAATTGGGCAGACTGTCGTGATCAAATCCGCACGCAACGATCTCCGCATCACCAATGAGAGAGATGTTCTCAAGAAGTTCCAATCTCGAACACAGTACCTACGTCCGTTGATCGATGAAATAGTGGAGCCTACCGACCCGCCAGCTATTGTCTTGAGGCATCTAGAAGATGACCTACTCGCCAGTtccaacaagaagaagctaaCTACGAAAGAGATCAAATATGTATCGAAAAGGGTCCTTACAGCGTTGAAGCTGCTGCATGAAGATGGATTTGTGCACACAG ATGTCAAAATGGACAATGTCCTAGTTAACTTTGCCCCCTCTTCTCAGGGTGAGAGTGGGCTACGTTTTACTGACATTCAGCTCGCTGACTTGGAGAGTACTGTCCACATTACCTCTCGGTACTGCCAGGAATGTGATGGGATTGGTACTCCAATCTGGCGGAGCCCAGAGGCACAACTGGGACTGCAATGGGGCCCACCAACTGACATTTGGTCCTTTGGAACAATG GTTATATCCATGATCTGGGGCGACAATTTCTTCATATTCAAACCCAAAGTTCCTCGGGGTCACGATGAATATGAACTCAATATCCTTGCAAAATACCACATCTTTTTCGGGCCATACCCCTGTTCATACTTTGACCTTGCTGATCGGGAAACATTGGCGATTCTGAGATATATTATGGCTTCTGTGCCGTCAGACCAATTGAAGCCTTTCCAGTATGCTAgtcaaaaagagatttcaCCAGAGGACAGGGAGTTTATTTTGAGGATTATGAAGATGGACCCCAGGGATAGACCAACAGCAAAAGAGCTTCTTGAAGACAAGTGGTTTAATGAAATTGAATAA
- a CDS encoding uncharacterized protein (EggNog:ENOG410PTU1) → MLAFNQIIKKQAIGKVVKDGVEYVLSVATEMSDWTRPEGVAEMIGKRADPIIQNSKTPLPPGAVEICVREPEHKNEASNDQRTHLTGITLFKNGDGTTLHFEKKENDKSK, encoded by the exons ATGTTGGCTTTCAACCAGATCATCAAGAAGCAAGCCATTGGCAAGGTGGTGAAAGATGGAGTGGAGTATGTGCTTTCCGTGGCGACTGAGATGAGTGACTGGACACGCCCAGAGGGTGTTGCTGAGATGATTGGCAAGAGAGCTGACCCAATTATTCAGAATTCAAAAACACCACTGCCCCCTGGTGCTGTTGAAATATGTGTCAG GGAGCCTGAGCATAAGAATGAAGCCAGTAATGATCAGAGAACCCATTTAACTGGCATCACTTTGTTCAAAAATGGTGATGGCACAACTCTGCACTttgagaaaaaagaaaatgacaAGTCAAAATAA